A stretch of the Vicinamibacterales bacterium genome encodes the following:
- a CDS encoding sulfatase-like hydrolase/transferase, producing the protein MKRTFELLSLAIFASFVSLSACGHRDAGPIVLISIDTLRADHLPVYGYTKVRTPNIDALAADAAVFDQAWSHAPQTLPAHTSILTGLLPFEHGVRDNVGFTVKPGQWTIARALAAKGWPTGGFVSAFVLRKATGIDQGFETYDSEMPPSSSEVSIGQVQRKGEDTLAAAERWLQARDPGRPFFLFFHIYEPHKPYTPPPRFASYLPYDGEIAYADEIVGRLFDRLRAMEIYDRATIVLLADHGEGLGDHGEQEHGLFLYRETTRIPLLVKLPGQHGGRRIDVPVQQIDLAPTLLDLAGAAPQPALHGRSLRPLLEGTGGIADAGIYAEALYSRYHFGWSELYALTDARYRLIRAPRDELFDEQHDPAETKSLAADRPQVRQAMRSAIDRLIANAGLAAPAAVSDDDRQKLAALGYVGSGADQSLTLPGDALPDPKDKVHVLEQYRRAADLAGERKFEAATALYREVLAADPGMTDVWLQLAEVYVRQGMSEEAVHAYGEAISRNPRDPGSLIGAAAQLLRLGRLDEARKHGELAVPLAPAGAHEILAKIALARHDRDGALQEARLAQQADPTLPMPLYVEGLLLYDQQQFAAALTPLLRARDAMRSRTLQMNDLNYYIGDSLARLNRYPEAEPYLIAELRVFPQNTRARAGLAMLYRAMGRDGDSDAAVEALLRASPTKEGRDMAAQLYRMFGEADKAAHVQR; encoded by the coding sequence GTGAAGCGCACCTTCGAACTTCTCTCCCTCGCGATCTTCGCCTCCTTCGTGTCCTTGAGCGCGTGCGGCCACCGCGACGCCGGGCCGATCGTCTTGATCTCGATCGACACGCTCCGCGCCGACCACCTGCCTGTCTACGGCTACACGAAGGTGCGGACGCCAAACATCGACGCGCTCGCCGCCGACGCCGCGGTCTTCGATCAGGCCTGGTCGCACGCGCCGCAGACGCTGCCCGCGCACACCAGCATCCTCACCGGGCTGCTGCCCTTCGAGCACGGCGTGCGCGACAACGTCGGCTTCACCGTCAAACCGGGCCAGTGGACGATCGCGCGGGCGCTGGCCGCGAAGGGCTGGCCGACCGGCGGATTCGTTTCGGCGTTCGTTCTCCGCAAGGCGACCGGCATCGACCAGGGATTCGAGACCTACGACAGCGAGATGCCGCCGTCCTCGTCGGAAGTGTCGATCGGGCAGGTGCAGCGGAAAGGGGAAGACACGCTGGCGGCGGCCGAGCGGTGGCTGCAGGCCCGCGACCCCGGCCGGCCGTTCTTCCTGTTCTTTCACATCTACGAGCCGCACAAGCCCTACACGCCGCCGCCGCGCTTCGCGTCGTACCTGCCGTACGACGGCGAGATCGCGTATGCCGACGAGATCGTCGGACGCCTCTTCGACCGGCTGCGCGCGATGGAGATCTATGATCGCGCCACCATCGTGCTGCTCGCCGATCACGGCGAAGGGCTCGGGGATCACGGCGAGCAGGAGCACGGACTGTTCCTCTATCGCGAGACGACGAGGATTCCGCTCCTCGTGAAGCTGCCGGGGCAGCATGGCGGCAGGCGGATCGACGTGCCGGTGCAGCAGATCGACCTCGCCCCGACTCTGCTCGATCTCGCCGGGGCGGCGCCGCAGCCGGCGCTGCACGGCAGGTCGCTGCGGCCGCTGCTCGAAGGGACGGGCGGCATTGCCGACGCCGGCATCTACGCCGAGGCGCTGTACTCCCGCTACCATTTCGGCTGGAGCGAGCTCTACGCGCTCACCGACGCGCGCTATCGGCTGATCCGCGCACCGCGCGACGAGCTGTTCGACGAGCAGCACGATCCGGCAGAGACGAAGTCGCTCGCCGCCGATCGCCCGCAGGTGCGCCAGGCGATGCGGTCGGCGATCGATCGGCTGATCGCCAACGCCGGGCTCGCCGCGCCGGCCGCGGTGAGCGACGACGATCGGCAGAAGCTCGCCGCCCTCGGCTACGTCGGCAGCGGCGCCGACCAGTCGCTGACGCTGCCGGGCGATGCGCTGCCGGACCCGAAAGACAAGGTGCACGTGCTCGAGCAGTACCGTCGAGCCGCGGACCTTGCCGGAGAGCGGAAGTTCGAAGCGGCGACGGCGCTCTATCGCGAGGTGCTGGCCGCGGATCCGGGCATGACCGACGTCTGGCTGCAGCTCGCCGAGGTCTACGTGCGTCAGGGCATGAGCGAAGAGGCGGTGCACGCTTATGGCGAGGCCATCAGCCGCAACCCGAGGGACCCCGGCAGCCTGATCGGCGCGGCGGCGCAGCTGCTTCGGCTCGGGCGACTCGACGAGGCGCGCAAGCACGGCGAGCTCGCGGTGCCGCTCGCGCCGGCCGGCGCCCACGAGATCCTCGCGAAGATCGCGCTGGCCCGGCACGACCGCGACGGGGCGCTTCAGGAAGCGCGGCTCGCGCAACAGGCGGATCCGACGCTGCCGATGCCGCTCTACGTCGAGGGACTGCTGCTCTACGACCAGCAGCAGTTCGCGGCGGCGCTGACGCCGCTGCTGCGGGCCCGCGATGCGATGCGCAGCCGCACGCTGCAGATGAACGACTTGAACTACTACATCGGCGACTCGCTGGCGCGCCTGAACCGCTATCCTGAAGCCGAGCCATATCTGATCGCCGAACTGCGTGTCTTCCCGCAGAACACCCGCGCCCGCGCCGGGCTCGCCATGCTGTATCGCGCGATGGGGCGCGACGGTGATTCCGACGCGGCCGTCGAAGCCCTGCTCCGTGCCTCGCCGACGAAGGAGGGGCGCGACATGGCCGCCCAGCTCTATCGGATGTTCGGCGAAGCGGACAAGGCGGCGCACGTTCAGCGGTAG
- a CDS encoding VWA domain-containing protein: MRAGLVVALVSAALAAQQSPPPPVFRSGTELVRFDLRATDASGRPLTDLRADEIEIVEDGSPRPILLFQHFEEPADTYADAQLRAVSAEVSSNRGAPRGHLYLLVFDQAHITTGNELPARRAAERFVSERVRPSDRVAIVGLPGPGPLIGFTADRTRAVAELAKVRGGLERTVITAGGELTVHEAYEIAAGNDRLITDVISRQALQAGADVGGTSDAGLSGAAGRQRDRDDDPASVRRAVIENARTLVAQADAAGRDFMLRLGDVLDRYRNIEGRKTVVLFSEGFEATNLAREVEQVEAAAAGAYAVFYSFDMNRRVGADVSAAAPETLPSSEIQARLEPLGSLAAATDGQLIPDAVGHIDAALDRVAMQARDYYVVGFTPAESARGAPGTYRHVGVRIRRAGAHVSARSGYAVPHDGNDGSPTRRDGIDAALAAPFPQQGLRVDYSTYQLRGDSAGRSQVILALEADLPLRDGVKASADVVFVVRDLHGGRVVASGSDTMPLPATATTGAATGVGRYRVHFDVPPGTYLMRTVVREPGGLVGSADRRIEVRGFSGPDVTASDVFFDSPGNPVPVRASAYRRDGMSGFVETYARSADQLRDLRVTATLVPADGGQPAATVGGELGEPTPGGTGLIRRATLVSPLTDVPAGAYVAHVTVSAGGETVADLTRAIDVREGTAPATAAPSAPELQPRDVLDSDYVKPARAALRAASTPFAAQASKGFDFFERGDYADAAADLAGAFAVDQHNAPVAFVLGWAYEAGGDRRQAIGSWRAAVSIDPKFLPAHLALADAYLRLSENGLAAQAINAGLAALPDSPELQAKLAQLQKR; encoded by the coding sequence ATGCGGGCGGGCCTCGTCGTGGCGCTCGTGTCGGCGGCGTTGGCGGCGCAGCAGAGTCCGCCGCCGCCGGTCTTCCGGTCGGGTACCGAGCTGGTGCGTTTCGATTTGCGCGCCACCGATGCGTCCGGCCGGCCGCTGACGGATCTGCGTGCCGACGAGATCGAGATCGTCGAAGACGGCAGTCCGCGCCCCATCCTCCTGTTCCAGCACTTCGAGGAGCCGGCCGACACCTACGCCGATGCGCAGCTGCGCGCGGTCTCGGCCGAAGTCTCGAGCAACCGCGGCGCGCCGCGCGGCCATCTCTACCTGCTCGTCTTCGATCAGGCGCACATCACCACCGGCAACGAGCTGCCGGCGCGGCGCGCCGCCGAGCGGTTCGTCAGCGAGCGCGTGCGTCCCTCGGATCGCGTCGCGATCGTCGGCCTGCCAGGCCCGGGACCGCTGATCGGCTTCACCGCCGATCGAACGCGGGCCGTCGCCGAGCTCGCGAAAGTACGGGGCGGTCTCGAGCGCACCGTCATCACCGCCGGCGGCGAGCTGACCGTGCACGAAGCCTACGAGATCGCCGCCGGCAACGACCGGCTGATCACCGACGTGATCAGCCGGCAGGCGCTGCAGGCCGGCGCCGACGTCGGCGGCACGAGCGATGCTGGTTTGAGCGGCGCGGCCGGTCGCCAGCGCGACCGCGACGACGATCCGGCTTCGGTCCGACGGGCCGTCATCGAGAACGCGCGCACGCTGGTGGCGCAGGCCGACGCCGCCGGCCGCGACTTCATGCTGCGCCTCGGCGACGTGCTCGATCGCTACCGCAACATCGAAGGCCGCAAGACGGTGGTCCTCTTCTCTGAAGGCTTCGAGGCGACGAATCTGGCGCGCGAGGTCGAGCAGGTCGAAGCGGCGGCGGCCGGTGCCTACGCGGTGTTCTATTCGTTCGACATGAATCGCCGCGTCGGCGCCGACGTGAGCGCCGCGGCTCCAGAGACGCTTCCCTCGTCGGAGATCCAGGCGCGCCTGGAGCCGCTCGGCAGCCTCGCGGCCGCAACCGATGGCCAGCTGATCCCGGACGCCGTCGGCCACATCGATGCCGCGCTCGACCGGGTCGCCATGCAGGCGCGCGACTACTACGTCGTCGGCTTCACTCCGGCGGAGTCGGCGCGCGGAGCCCCCGGCACCTACCGGCACGTCGGCGTACGGATCCGACGGGCCGGGGCGCACGTCAGTGCCCGTTCGGGTTACGCGGTGCCTCACGACGGGAATGATGGATCACCGACCCGGCGCGACGGCATCGACGCGGCGCTGGCCGCCCCCTTCCCGCAGCAGGGACTGCGCGTCGACTACTCCACCTATCAGCTCCGCGGCGACAGCGCCGGACGCTCGCAGGTCATTCTCGCGCTCGAGGCGGACCTGCCGCTGCGCGATGGCGTGAAAGCGTCGGCCGACGTCGTCTTCGTGGTCCGCGACCTGCACGGCGGCCGGGTCGTCGCGAGCGGCTCTGACACGATGCCGCTGCCGGCGACTGCAACCACCGGCGCCGCCACCGGCGTCGGCCGCTATCGCGTCCACTTCGACGTTCCGCCAGGCACATACCTGATGCGCACCGTCGTCCGCGAACCTGGAGGACTGGTCGGCAGCGCGGATCGCCGGATCGAGGTGCGCGGTTTCAGCGGACCTGACGTGACCGCCAGCGATGTGTTTTTTGATTCGCCCGGCAACCCCGTGCCGGTTCGCGCGTCGGCCTACCGCCGCGACGGCATGTCCGGATTCGTCGAGACCTACGCGCGCAGCGCCGACCAGCTCCGCGACCTGCGCGTGACGGCGACGCTCGTGCCGGCCGACGGCGGCCAGCCGGCCGCGACGGTCGGCGGCGAGCTTGGCGAGCCAACCCCGGGAGGCACCGGCCTGATTCGGCGCGCGACGCTCGTCTCGCCGCTGACCGATGTGCCGGCCGGCGCCTACGTCGCCCACGTCACGGTCTCGGCCGGCGGCGAGACCGTCGCGGACCTGACGCGCGCCATCGACGTGCGCGAGGGGACGGCTCCGGCCACGGCAGCGCCTTCCGCGCCGGAGCTTCAGCCACGCGATGTGCTCGACAGCGACTACGTGAAGCCGGCGCGCGCGGCGCTGCGCGCAGCCTCCACGCCATTCGCCGCGCAAGCCAGCAAGGGTTTTGACTTCTTCGAGCGCGGCGACTACGCGGACGCCGCGGCCGACCTCGCGGGCGCGTTCGCCGTCGATCAGCACAACGCGCCGGTCGCCTTCGTACTCGGGTGGGCCTATGAGGCGGGCGGCGACCGCCGCCAGGCGATCGGCTCCTGGCGCGCTGCCGTCAGCATCGATCCTAAGTTTCTTCCGGCACACCTCGCCCTGGCGGATGCCTACCTCCGTCTCTCGGAGAACGGTCTCGCGGCGCAGGCCATCAACGCCGGTCTCGCGGCACTCCCAGATTCCCCCGAACTGCAGGCAAAGCTCGCGCAGCTTCAGAAACGGTGA